A window from Streptomyces sp. NBC_00271 encodes these proteins:
- a CDS encoding amino acid permease: MSKDAVDTAKAASRTDAARTPADAGDAGYSKDLKARHVNMIAIGGAIGTGLFLGAGGRLHNAGPALAIAYLVCGVFAFFVVRALGELVLYRPSSGSFVSYAREFLGEKGAYVAGWMYFLNWSTTGIADITAIALYTHYWSFFTDIPQWVLALIALAVVLAVNLISVKIFGEMEFWFAIVKVATLVSFMLVGIFLLATHHDVGGQKPGLSVITDHGGLLPHGIMPVVLVMQGVIFAYAALELVGVAAGETAAPEKVVPRAVNSIMWRVGLFYVGSVVLLALLLPGSVYSADESPFVTVLSKIGVQGAGDVMNLVVLTAAMSSLNSGLYSTGRILRSMAMAGSAPRFTAKMNRNQVPYGGILLTCAVCVLGVGLNYLMPSQAFEIVLNVASLGIISTWVIIMVCHLVFVRRAKEGLLSRPSFRLPGSPVTEIVTIAFLLAVLGLMGNDPEVGRKTLLLIPVIAALLVGGWFAIRHRVSRATDQELSELTK; this comes from the coding sequence GTGAGCAAGGACGCCGTAGACACGGCCAAGGCCGCATCCCGGACCGATGCGGCCCGCACGCCCGCGGACGCGGGCGACGCCGGTTACAGCAAGGACCTCAAGGCCCGCCACGTCAACATGATCGCCATCGGCGGCGCGATCGGCACGGGACTCTTCCTCGGCGCCGGCGGCCGCCTCCACAACGCGGGACCCGCGCTGGCGATCGCCTACCTCGTCTGCGGAGTCTTCGCCTTCTTCGTCGTGCGCGCGCTCGGCGAGCTGGTCCTCTACCGGCCGTCCTCCGGGTCCTTCGTGTCGTACGCGCGCGAGTTCCTCGGCGAGAAGGGCGCGTACGTCGCCGGGTGGATGTACTTCCTCAACTGGTCGACGACCGGCATCGCCGACATCACCGCGATCGCGCTCTACACGCACTACTGGAGCTTCTTCACCGACATCCCGCAGTGGGTGCTGGCGCTGATCGCCCTCGCGGTGGTCCTGGCCGTCAACCTGATCTCGGTGAAGATCTTCGGCGAGATGGAGTTCTGGTTCGCGATCGTCAAGGTCGCCACCCTCGTCTCCTTCATGCTGGTCGGCATCTTCCTGCTGGCCACGCACCACGACGTGGGCGGCCAGAAGCCCGGCCTGAGCGTCATCACGGATCACGGCGGTCTGCTCCCGCACGGGATCATGCCGGTCGTCCTGGTGATGCAGGGCGTGATCTTCGCGTACGCGGCCCTGGAGCTGGTCGGCGTCGCCGCGGGCGAGACCGCCGCGCCGGAGAAGGTCGTCCCGCGCGCGGTGAACTCGATCATGTGGCGCGTGGGCCTGTTCTACGTCGGCTCGGTCGTGCTGCTCGCGCTGCTGCTGCCCGGTTCGGTCTACTCGGCCGACGAGAGCCCCTTCGTCACCGTCCTGTCGAAGATCGGCGTCCAGGGTGCCGGTGACGTCATGAACCTGGTCGTCCTCACCGCGGCCATGTCGTCCCTGAACTCCGGCCTGTACTCCACCGGCCGCATTCTGCGCTCCATGGCGATGGCGGGCTCCGCGCCCCGGTTCACCGCGAAGATGAACCGCAACCAGGTCCCGTACGGCGGCATCCTGCTCACCTGCGCGGTGTGTGTGCTCGGCGTCGGCCTGAACTACCTCATGCCCAGCCAGGCCTTCGAGATCGTCCTGAACGTGGCGTCCCTGGGCATCATCAGCACCTGGGTGATCATCATGGTCTGTCACCTGGTGTTCGTCCGCCGCGCCAAGGAGGGCCTGCTCAGCCGCCCGTCCTTCCGGCTTCCCGGCAGCCCCGTGACCGAGATCGTCACCATCGCCTTCCTGCTGGCCGTGCTCGGCCTGATGGGGAACGACCCCGAGGTCGGCCGCAAGACCCTGCTCCTCATCCCGGTGATCGCGGCCCTGTTGGTCGGCGGCTGGTTCGCGATCCGCCACCGGGTCTCGAGGGCCACCGACCAGGAACTGAGCGAGCTGACGAAGTAG
- a CDS encoding macro domain-containing protein, whose protein sequence is MSGITYVRGDATVPSVKGVKLIVHVCNDIGGWGKGFVLALSRRWPEPEAAYRAWHRDRAHNDFGLGATQFVQVEKYVWVANLIGQRGTRTGSKGVPVRYEAIDAGLAHVATKAAELDASVHMPRIGCGLAGGNWSRVEPLIMRRLAERGVAVTVYDHGE, encoded by the coding sequence ATGTCGGGGATCACGTATGTCCGGGGTGACGCCACCGTTCCGTCGGTCAAGGGCGTCAAGCTGATCGTCCATGTCTGCAATGACATCGGGGGCTGGGGGAAGGGCTTCGTCCTTGCCCTCTCCCGCCGCTGGCCCGAGCCGGAGGCGGCGTACCGGGCGTGGCACCGGGACCGGGCGCACAACGACTTCGGGCTGGGCGCGACCCAGTTCGTCCAGGTCGAGAAGTATGTGTGGGTGGCGAACCTGATAGGCCAGCGGGGCACTCGGACGGGCAGCAAGGGGGTCCCCGTCCGCTACGAGGCGATCGATGCGGGCCTCGCCCACGTGGCGACCAAGGCCGCCGAACTCGACGCGTCCGTCCACATGCCCCGCATCGGCTGCGGTCTGGCCGGCGGCAACTGGTCCCGGGTGGAGCCGCTCATCATGCGACGGCTGGCGGAGCGGGGGGTGGCGGTGACGGTGTACGACCACGGGGAGTGA
- a CDS encoding F0F1 ATP synthase subunit B family protein — translation MELIPYPIGPLNPKVQDLGYALALFAFIYVLVSRVLPRMNRALELRDDAINGAKERAEAVRARAESERLGTEALLAEARHEAARIRQQALEQGSALIAEARADGQRERDAVVADGRARIESECAAADVELRMSVSELASELASRIVGERIAAPVEQGN, via the coding sequence ATGGAACTCATCCCCTACCCGATAGGTCCACTCAACCCGAAGGTTCAGGACCTGGGCTACGCCTTGGCGCTGTTCGCCTTCATCTACGTGCTCGTCTCCCGCGTGCTCCCGCGGATGAACCGGGCGCTCGAACTGCGGGACGACGCGATCAACGGCGCCAAGGAGCGCGCCGAAGCCGTGCGCGCCCGCGCCGAGAGTGAGCGTCTCGGGACCGAGGCCCTGTTGGCCGAGGCCCGCCACGAAGCCGCCCGCATCCGTCAGCAGGCCCTCGAGCAGGGCTCCGCCCTGATCGCCGAGGCCCGCGCGGACGGGCAACGCGAACGTGACGCCGTGGTGGCCGACGGTCGCGCCCGCATCGAGTCCGAGTGCGCGGCGGCCGACGTCGAACTGCGTATGTCCGTATCGGAGTTGGCCTCGGAGCTGGCGAGCCGCATCGTGGGCGAGCGGATCGCGGCCCCGGTGGAGCAGGGCAACTGA